The Streptomyces sp. NBC_00659 genomic interval GGGTGCCACGTGGCCGACGATCTCGGCGCTCCTGGCAGGGTTGTGAATGCTGATCAGGTCGTCGACGGGCATGGCCCTCCTCGGCCCCGGTCGTCGGTGAGGCTTGGTCTCGGCGGTGCCGCGGCCGTCGGCCGCCTCACCGCCGTGGTGTCACACGGACATCCGCAGGGACGCGATCATCGAACTGCGCAGCAGCGCCTGCCGGGCACGGGCCGGATCGGCAGCCGTGGCCCGCAGTTCGTCCGCGAGCGCGGAGCGCAGTGCCGGGTCGCGGACTCTGAGCCGTTCCCAGTTGCGGTGTGTCTGGGCTCCGACGTACGTCAGCGCGCAGTCCCGCCGGGCCGCGGCGATACGGTCCAGAGCCTCGTCCGCGCCGGACCGGCCGTCCACGACGGCATGGAGCGCGGCGCCCATCAGCACCGCGTCGTGGATGCCGCTGTTCATGCCCATGCCGCCCAGCGGGTTGTTGACGTGGGCCGCGTCCCCGCACAGGAGGATCCGGCCCAGCCGGAAGGTGTCGGCGACGCGCTGGTGCACGCGGTAGAGGCCGGCTTGGACGACCCGCCACGGCGGACCGGTCCGACCTGCGGAGGCCGCGCGCAGGGCGCTCAACCGGCCCGGCAGTCGGGCGAGTTCGGCCGCGTCCGTGGTGTCGCCCGGGGTCGGCAGCAGGATGCGCCAGTGGTCGGGGGTGCGCAGCAGGACCAGCCATTCGTCGGGGTCCATGACGTAGGCGATGGGGGCGAGCCCGGGAAGTTCGGCCGTCAGGTCGGCCTCGACGGACGCGACGAGGAAGCGTTCCGGGTAGGTCATGCCGTGGAATCCGACCCCCAGTGAGCGGCGCACCGCCGAATGGGCACCGTCGGCGGCGACCAGGTGGGATCCGCGCGCCGTCGTCCCGTCGCTCAGGACGGCGTCCACCGCGTGCGGATCCTGGCGGACTGCGGTCACCCGGGCGCCGAAACGCACCTCGCTTCCCGGCAGTCGGGACAGTGCGCGCAGGAGCAGAGGAGTGAGCTTGCC includes:
- a CDS encoding FAD-dependent oxidoreductase, with amino-acid sequence MTGTPAEGRVLVAGAGPVGLTAALVLARRGVPVTVLEAGPGLSSESRASTFHPPTLEMLEDLGVLGPVLEQGLTVRTFQYRDRRTGPVAELDLAVLAPDTRHPYRVQLEQGKLTPLLLRALSRLPGSEVRFGARVTAVRQDPHAVDAVLSDGTTARGSHLVAADGAHSAVRRSLGVGFHGMTYPERFLVASVEADLTAELPGLAPIAYVMDPDEWLVLLRTPDHWRILLPTPGDTTDAAELARLPGRLSALRAASAGRTGPPWRVVQAGLYRVHQRVADTFRLGRILLCGDAAHVNNPLGGMGMNSGIHDAVLMGAALHAVVDGRSGADEALDRIAAARRDCALTYVGAQTHRNWERLRVRDPALRSALADELRATAADPARARQALLRSSMIASLRMSV